The Ferroacidibacillus organovorans genome contains a region encoding:
- a CDS encoding cobalamin-binding protein: MYPERIVCLAAEIPEILHAFGALDRVVGISAYTTRPSEALSIPKVSGFKNGSIDRILRDKPDLVILTSGVQKDLASELAQRGVTLLHFNPHRLEDMFQTVLLLGNIVGESKKAEQYCESLRSEIEAIRERAKEFPFRPRVYFEEWMDPVIVGTGWVSDLIEIAGGTDVFRDVAVQGRSAVKRVVSTQQILERDPEIVLASWCGKPFEAEKFLAREGFSAARAVREKRVFEISSEVLQCGPMLMDQLRIMHDLFQTFINASGAR; encoded by the coding sequence ATGTATCCTGAGCGTATCGTATGTCTCGCGGCAGAGATACCGGAAATTCTTCACGCGTTTGGTGCGCTTGATCGCGTTGTGGGCATTTCAGCGTATACCACACGACCGAGCGAGGCGCTTTCAATCCCTAAAGTTTCTGGGTTTAAAAATGGAAGTATTGATCGTATTTTACGCGATAAACCCGATCTGGTGATTTTGACTTCAGGTGTTCAGAAGGATCTTGCCTCAGAATTGGCGCAGCGCGGAGTAACATTGTTGCACTTCAATCCACATCGTTTGGAGGACATGTTTCAGACCGTTTTACTATTGGGCAACATTGTCGGTGAATCGAAAAAAGCAGAGCAATATTGTGAATCGTTGCGCTCTGAGATCGAAGCGATCAGAGAACGTGCAAAAGAATTTCCATTTCGACCGCGCGTTTATTTTGAAGAGTGGATGGACCCTGTGATTGTGGGAACGGGCTGGGTCAGTGACTTGATTGAGATTGCCGGAGGAACGGATGTATTTCGCGATGTTGCGGTACAAGGGCGAAGTGCTGTGAAACGAGTTGTTTCAACACAACAAATCCTTGAACGTGACCCCGAAATCGTCTTGGCATCATGGTGTGGGAAACCTTTTGAAGCTGAAAAATTTTTAGCTCGCGAAGGTTTTTCTGCTGCTCGTGCTGTACGTGAAAAACGCGTGTTTGAGATCAGCAGTGAAGTGCTTCAGTGCGGTCCAATGCTTATGGATCAGCTTAGGATCATGCACGATTTGTTTCAAACTTTTATCAATGCTTCAGGAGCAAGATGA
- a CDS encoding methylated-DNA--[protein]-cysteine S-methyltransferase, which produces MEQTSSTVYWATFEHENWKFHLGATDHGLCTILFSDETYENLERWVKKSIPGAILKADETKLLPYIDEIRDYLCGRLQVFSSPLDLRGTPFQVQVWRALQQIPYGQTRSYSEIAANVGRKNAVRAVGAANGANPLPIMIPCHRVIGKNGTLTGYSGGLDIKVRLLKLEGHLQWAL; this is translated from the coding sequence ATGGAACAGACATCTTCCACCGTTTATTGGGCGACATTCGAACACGAAAACTGGAAATTCCACTTGGGTGCAACCGACCACGGACTCTGCACGATTCTATTTTCTGATGAAACCTATGAAAATTTGGAACGTTGGGTAAAGAAATCGATTCCCGGCGCGATTCTGAAAGCGGACGAGACAAAACTGCTCCCTTATATTGATGAGATTCGCGATTATCTGTGCGGTCGTCTCCAGGTGTTTTCTTCCCCGCTCGACCTGCGCGGAACACCATTTCAGGTTCAAGTGTGGCGCGCACTGCAACAGATCCCTTATGGACAGACCAGAAGTTACTCTGAGATTGCCGCGAATGTGGGCCGCAAAAACGCGGTCCGGGCGGTTGGGGCCGCGAATGGGGCAAATCCGCTTCCGATCATGATCCCTTGTCACCGTGTCATCGGCAAGAATGGCACACTCACGGGTTACAGCGGTGGTCTCGACATCAAGGTGAGGTTGTTAAAACTTGAAGGCCATCTACAGTGGGCACTTTGA
- a CDS encoding DUF1572 family protein — MDLGRVYLETVVQQFQMMKRTADRAVEQLSLEELHVVPELESNSVARIVKHMSGNMMSRWTDFLTTDGEKANRNRDEEFEGGYSSREEMTTAWEAGWQQLFMAIGALEPKDLLKTVAIRSEPHLVLQAIERQMYHLSYHVGQIVYLAKQIRGSDWQTLSIPKGKSKEFLDSMVLRFDRGSDEGETRRL; from the coding sequence ATGGATTTGGGGCGCGTGTACCTGGAGACTGTTGTACAGCAATTTCAAATGATGAAAAGAACGGCTGATCGCGCAGTTGAACAACTAAGCCTGGAGGAGTTGCACGTTGTACCTGAACTGGAATCAAACAGTGTTGCACGCATTGTCAAGCACATGTCCGGAAACATGATGTCAAGGTGGACGGACTTTCTTACAACGGACGGGGAAAAGGCCAACCGCAATCGGGATGAGGAGTTTGAAGGCGGTTATTCATCTCGCGAGGAGATGACAACAGCGTGGGAAGCAGGGTGGCAGCAACTATTTATGGCGATCGGTGCGCTTGAACCGAAGGATCTACTGAAAACAGTTGCGATTCGTTCGGAGCCACACTTGGTACTTCAAGCGATAGAGCGGCAAATGTATCATCTTTCGTATCACGTAGGTCAGATCGTCTACCTTGCCAAACAAATTCGCGGATCAGATTGGCAGACCTTATCGATTCCCAAGGGGAAATCGAAAGAGTTCCTTGACAGCATGGTTTTGCGTTTTGATCGAGGCAGTGACGAAGGGGAAACAAGACGATTGTGA
- a CDS encoding HEAT repeat domain-containing protein, producing the protein MTGADDWRVKFEEAVVRESIFDMVESLQTQATTHAGTANAAVKRMAIKKIERHFSLDAEGRFRVGLALCQSGNKTAEEVGAYVLSSCYAEHQEEVSDVLHSMADHSHWEVREWAADACGRILASHFDRFYPTMKMWTADPSDKVRRAVALAAMYAGHRRISDNAPKILDLIEVLLPDRAMYVRENLGPFALGSGLIRDYPSQVLDRLNHWIETEDEQVRWNLAMIFSAANGAKYAVAARHVLSLLESDPRPYVQKAVTKAIKNLRKRCKEYFIAQKEADF; encoded by the coding sequence TTGACTGGCGCGGATGATTGGCGAGTAAAGTTTGAAGAGGCCGTTGTTCGGGAATCGATTTTTGACATGGTTGAATCTCTTCAAACACAAGCCACGACACACGCTGGCACGGCGAATGCCGCCGTGAAAAGAATGGCGATTAAAAAGATCGAGCGACACTTTTCACTCGATGCAGAGGGACGTTTTCGTGTTGGTCTTGCTCTGTGCCAGAGTGGGAACAAAACGGCAGAGGAAGTAGGCGCCTACGTGCTGTCCTCTTGCTATGCCGAGCATCAAGAGGAAGTCTCTGATGTCCTGCATAGCATGGCGGATCACAGCCATTGGGAGGTTCGCGAGTGGGCAGCGGACGCCTGTGGACGCATTCTGGCATCTCATTTCGATCGATTCTACCCGACGATGAAAATGTGGACAGCTGACCCTTCTGACAAGGTGCGAAGGGCTGTCGCATTGGCCGCGATGTATGCAGGACATCGTCGAATCTCTGATAATGCGCCAAAGATTCTCGATCTCATCGAGGTGCTTCTTCCTGATCGCGCGATGTATGTCAGGGAGAATCTTGGACCTTTCGCGCTAGGCAGTGGACTCATCCGGGACTACCCGAGTCAAGTTCTTGATCGATTGAATCACTGGATTGAAACAGAAGATGAACAGGTGCGCTGGAATCTTGCCATGATTTTTTCCGCGGCGAACGGGGCGAAGTACGCGGTGGCCGCCAGACATGTTCTTTCGTTGCTTGAGTCCGATCCGCGCCCCTATGTTCAAAAGGCCGTAACCAAGGCCATCAAAAATCTCAGAAAGAGATGCAAAGAGTATTTCATCGCTCAAAAGGAGGCCGATTTTTGA
- a CDS encoding class I SAM-dependent methyltransferase, giving the protein MQFNLSSKERVQKQFGQNAEKYVSSEGHAHGTDLALAIEWLQPALDDVMLDIATGGGHVAKALAPSVKSVMVSDLTPAMLETARKHLTDSGVDNAHYVLADAEHLPFLDHSFDVVSCRIAPHHFPDPDAFIREVGRVLRPNGRFLLIDNVAPDDSALSDFVNLVEGIRDPSHVKCLTAVQWQSLLEKNGLLLARDLSRKKKFRFQSWLDRMAPTEAHRLAVSTILLHAPQDFKTYFQIEIEDGTVSSFETDEWIALAVKV; this is encoded by the coding sequence GTGCAGTTTAACCTGTCAAGCAAGGAACGCGTACAGAAGCAATTTGGGCAAAATGCCGAAAAATACGTGTCGAGTGAGGGGCATGCTCACGGGACAGATCTTGCGCTTGCCATCGAATGGTTGCAGCCTGCATTGGATGACGTCATGCTTGACATTGCGACAGGCGGCGGTCATGTTGCAAAAGCATTGGCGCCCTCTGTAAAGAGCGTAATGGTTTCCGATTTGACGCCGGCAATGCTTGAAACCGCTCGCAAGCATTTGACCGATAGCGGTGTGGACAATGCGCACTATGTGCTTGCAGATGCGGAGCACCTTCCTTTTTTGGATCATTCATTCGATGTTGTTTCCTGTCGCATTGCGCCACATCATTTTCCTGATCCAGACGCATTTATTCGTGAAGTGGGTCGTGTGTTGCGTCCAAATGGGCGATTTCTATTGATTGACAATGTTGCGCCGGATGACTCAGCGCTCTCAGATTTTGTGAATCTTGTAGAGGGTATTCGCGATCCGAGTCACGTAAAATGCCTGACTGCAGTTCAATGGCAGAGTCTGCTGGAAAAAAACGGACTTCTTCTTGCACGGGATTTGTCTCGGAAAAAGAAATTTCGTTTTCAATCTTGGTTAGACCGAATGGCTCCAACTGAAGCGCATCGCCTGGCGGTATCGACGATACTTTTGCATGCGCCACAGGATTTTAAGACTTATTTCCAAATCGAGATCGAGGATGGGACTGTCTCAAGCTTTGAAACAGACGAGTGGATTGCACTTGCTGTGAAAGTGTAG
- a CDS encoding arsinothricin resistance N-acetyltransferase ArsN1 family A yields the protein MLMVRTAQRDDLEDILQIYNQGIEDRIATLEEDIKNHAYIENWFANHVDRYAVIVAEEDGIIVGWASLNPYSQRCAYAGVADLSVYIRRTARGKGVGSALLLRLQEVALQKGFHKIVLFTFPFNQAGQGLYRKMGYREVGVFKNQGKLDGQFIDVMAMEKLL from the coding sequence ATGTTGATGGTGCGAACGGCACAGCGAGACGATTTGGAAGACATTTTGCAGATTTACAATCAAGGAATCGAGGATCGTATCGCGACCCTTGAGGAAGACATCAAAAATCACGCCTACATCGAAAACTGGTTTGCCAATCACGTCGATCGGTATGCGGTGATCGTCGCTGAAGAAGATGGAATCATTGTCGGCTGGGCCTCTCTCAACCCGTATTCGCAGCGATGCGCCTATGCAGGGGTAGCCGATTTGTCTGTCTATATCCGCCGAACTGCGCGCGGGAAGGGCGTTGGTTCCGCTCTCCTGTTGAGATTGCAGGAAGTGGCTCTTCAAAAAGGCTTTCACAAGATCGTCTTGTTCACGTTCCCATTCAATCAAGCTGGGCAGGGGCTGTATCGAAAAATGGGATATCGTGAGGTCGGCGTGTTTAAGAACCAAGGGAAATTGGACGGTCAGTTTATCGACGTGATGGCGATGGAAAAATTGTTATAG
- a CDS encoding DNA-3-methyladenine glycosylase family protein, with protein sequence MDVIRPTGPFDFGTMLKRPLSRPSKVAVIDPETSSYTKALRINRRVIPVTVRGGGTVDQPLLLLDYPGDGMIEEGSEIRNRIQQMFSTHVQVTEFYATVSSDPAWMPLLNALFGLRPMRDADLFESMVRIIIGQQLNVQFAAALVERLIDMGESFVAWGDGLLPVFPSPEQIARLTYAQLRERSFSQRKAEYVIDFARIVADGKIDLETLRGMPDEQVHEQLISFRGIGRWTVECFLLFGLGRQDIMPATDIGVQNALQKLYGMEYRPKDEEVRNMAEAWKPFRSLATYYLWQSLIGLL encoded by the coding sequence GTGGATGTGATACGGCCTACAGGGCCTTTTGATTTTGGGACGATGTTAAAGCGACCGCTGTCGCGGCCCTCAAAGGTGGCGGTGATTGACCCGGAAACCTCTTCTTATACCAAAGCCTTAAGAATCAACAGGCGAGTCATCCCAGTCACCGTGAGAGGTGGTGGAACTGTTGACCAACCCCTCCTCCTTTTGGATTATCCCGGAGACGGAATGATCGAAGAGGGGAGCGAGATTCGCAATCGGATCCAGCAAATGTTTTCAACGCATGTCCAAGTGACAGAATTTTACGCGACGGTCTCATCGGATCCAGCGTGGATGCCTCTTTTGAATGCATTGTTCGGTTTGCGGCCGATGCGAGACGCGGACCTTTTTGAGTCTATGGTCAGAATCATCATTGGTCAGCAACTGAATGTGCAGTTTGCTGCCGCTTTAGTTGAGCGCTTGATCGACATGGGCGAGTCATTTGTCGCGTGGGGCGACGGGTTGTTACCGGTTTTCCCATCACCTGAGCAGATTGCACGTCTGACTTATGCGCAATTGCGCGAGCGTTCGTTCAGTCAGCGCAAGGCCGAATACGTCATTGATTTTGCGCGAATCGTGGCCGACGGGAAGATCGATCTCGAAACGCTTAGGGGGATGCCGGATGAGCAAGTTCACGAGCAACTGATATCCTTTCGCGGCATTGGTCGATGGACAGTTGAGTGTTTTTTGCTCTTTGGATTAGGCAGACAGGACATCATGCCTGCTACGGACATTGGCGTACAAAATGCGCTGCAAAAACTCTATGGCATGGAATATCGCCCAAAAGACGAAGAGGTGAGGAACATGGCGGAGGCGTGGAAACCCTTTCGCAGCCTTGCAACCTATTATTTGTGGCAAAGTCTAATTGGACTATTATAA
- a CDS encoding GNAT family N-acetyltransferase gives MSEENGIFYELSIRPLSEDENPPIDLLLLADPSLSLISKYLRRGACYVAEIENRVAGVYVLLETRPETIELVNVAVCEHLQGQGIGKRLILHAIETARKDGFRTIEVGTGNSSVFQLYLYQKCGFRVVGVDTDYFIRHYDETIFENGIQCRDMIRMMQDL, from the coding sequence ATGAGTGAGGAAAACGGAATCTTCTATGAGTTATCGATTCGTCCGCTGAGTGAGGACGAAAATCCACCGATCGATCTGTTGCTCTTGGCAGATCCGTCTCTATCACTGATCTCGAAGTACCTCAGACGCGGCGCATGTTATGTTGCAGAGATAGAAAACCGTGTGGCGGGCGTCTATGTGCTCCTTGAAACGCGACCCGAAACGATCGAGTTGGTGAATGTGGCGGTGTGTGAGCATCTGCAAGGCCAAGGGATCGGTAAAAGGTTGATTCTGCATGCCATCGAGACCGCTCGCAAGGATGGGTTTCGAACCATCGAAGTGGGGACTGGGAATTCGAGTGTCTTTCAACTTTATCTCTACCAAAAGTGCGGTTTTCGCGTGGTTGGTGTGGATACCGACTATTTTATACGACACTATGATGAAACGATTTTTGAAAATGGGATACAGTGCCGGGACATGATCAGAATGATGCAGGATCTGTAA
- a CDS encoding beta-N-acetylhexosaminidase family protein — MLKVCRRANARNPAIRLAICFIVATLPIPSSNANAQSKDSPFNFLSPKPQSITYQNDHLTLKAPLQIIVGKNVSVENAANLRSILSPFQPFNQIWKSNAKGIHPIQVSLLHVSDLTLLHREFREMGVPFRTVPAREGYILMIGHDRSGHSQIVLAGSDQAGIAYGEQTLSQILDKGLRTTQIPAVIIKDFPAFSYRGIIEGFYGTPWSQADRMRLLTFCARQKMNTFVYAPKDDPFHRNLWRVPYSPLKQSELRQLITFCKRHHMRFVFALSPGNTVSYVSDADLLAMIQKNQMMWNEGVRNFAIFFDDIGRHLTHSEDRARFGNDTSALAKAQASFMNRFYTQFIQTHPGAQLMTVPTDYYQPGHTPYRDQFAKYLNAHITVLWTGNGVIAKKVSVQDLALAKQIFHHPLLLWDNYPVNDYLPSRLFLGPLLGRDRGLATHGLQGILSNPMMEAEASTIALQTVADYAWNPLRYDAYQSWENALRESGGQAYLSLRRFALANRSSPIAPIETTSSFSKNLSEFFSYYRTGEHRRLLLAAHHLAGDFQEMKHTATELELHMENKTFIHEIRPWLRVMSMNASQSQLALEMLLSMRDGDRKRVGELRKIIQQHDLDFPYKGVTLSPEFHTFLRDACAQTDHWIMQKSQMLYRILELLRANGHS; from the coding sequence TTGTTGAAGGTATGTCGTAGAGCAAACGCGAGAAATCCAGCGATTCGACTGGCCATTTGCTTCATCGTCGCGACCCTCCCTATTCCGTCCTCAAACGCGAATGCGCAAAGCAAAGATTCTCCATTCAATTTCTTATCGCCAAAACCTCAGAGTATCACGTATCAAAACGATCACCTAACCCTCAAGGCGCCACTGCAAATCATTGTTGGAAAAAACGTTTCGGTTGAAAACGCCGCAAATCTCCGCTCCATACTGTCACCCTTTCAACCGTTCAATCAAATCTGGAAGTCTAACGCCAAAGGCATTCATCCCATTCAAGTATCTCTGCTGCACGTCTCTGATCTCACTCTGCTCCATCGTGAATTCCGAGAAATGGGTGTGCCCTTTCGAACTGTGCCTGCGCGAGAAGGGTACATTTTAATGATTGGACACGATCGGAGCGGACATTCACAAATTGTGCTCGCGGGTTCGGATCAAGCAGGCATTGCCTATGGCGAACAAACACTGTCCCAGATCCTTGACAAAGGATTGCGGACGACACAAATCCCTGCTGTTATCATCAAGGACTTTCCTGCTTTTTCGTATCGCGGCATCATCGAAGGGTTTTATGGCACACCTTGGAGTCAAGCAGACAGGATGCGCTTATTGACCTTTTGCGCGCGTCAAAAAATGAACACCTTTGTGTATGCCCCAAAGGACGATCCATTTCATAGAAACCTGTGGCGCGTGCCATACTCCCCCTTAAAACAAAGTGAACTGCGTCAATTGATAACCTTTTGCAAAAGACATCATATGCGCTTTGTATTCGCGCTTTCACCTGGGAATACCGTATCGTATGTAAGCGATGCGGACCTACTGGCAATGATTCAAAAAAACCAAATGATGTGGAATGAAGGTGTGAGAAATTTCGCGATCTTTTTCGATGATATTGGACGTCATCTCACACATTCAGAAGATCGCGCGCGATTTGGAAATGATACAAGCGCATTGGCAAAAGCACAAGCCAGTTTCATGAATCGATTTTATACACAGTTTATTCAAACCCATCCAGGGGCACAACTTATGACGGTTCCCACCGACTATTATCAACCGGGACATACGCCGTATCGGGATCAATTTGCAAAGTACTTGAATGCTCACATCACGGTGCTTTGGACCGGAAACGGAGTCATCGCAAAAAAAGTCAGTGTGCAGGATCTGGCACTTGCAAAACAGATCTTCCATCATCCGCTACTTCTTTGGGATAACTACCCTGTAAATGACTATCTCCCTTCGAGATTGTTTTTGGGACCGCTTCTTGGCAGAGACAGAGGACTCGCCACTCACGGATTGCAAGGCATTCTTTCCAATCCAATGATGGAAGCAGAAGCATCGACGATCGCCTTACAAACCGTAGCCGATTACGCGTGGAATCCTCTCCGCTATGACGCGTATCAATCCTGGGAGAATGCGCTGCGCGAAAGCGGGGGACAAGCTTACCTCTCTCTTCGTCGATTTGCGTTGGCTAATCGTTCTTCTCCCATCGCTCCTATAGAAACTACCTCAAGCTTCAGCAAAAATCTATCTGAATTCTTTTCATATTATCGCACAGGAGAACATCGTCGCCTACTCCTTGCGGCACATCATCTTGCAGGCGACTTTCAAGAGATGAAACACACCGCGACAGAACTCGAACTTCACATGGAGAATAAAACGTTCATCCATGAAATTCGCCCATGGCTTCGCGTGATGTCGATGAACGCATCCCAATCACAGCTTGCCTTGGAGATGCTTTTGTCCATGCGTGACGGCGATCGAAAAAGAGTGGGAGAATTGCGGAAAATCATCCAGCAACATGACCTGGATTTTCCATACAAAGGGGTTACACTCTCGCCTGAGTTTCACACTTTCCTACGTGACGCCTGCGCGCAAACCGATCACTGGATCATGCAAAAAAGCCAAATGCTGTATCGGATTCTTGAATTGTTGCGAGCCAATGGGCATTCTTAG
- a CDS encoding GNAT family N-acetyltransferase has translation MSFTTHEINRERAIVIANWTYDSPYDFYNVVESVETIADLMNGFYRAVLSEDRQMIGFYCTGESAQVSAGHAVSAYERGEDDVVDFGLGMRPDLTGRGRGASFLIYILKEILANNPGHALRLTVAVFNQRAIRLYQKFGFQTVIQFDRQGTLFQTMQMSGEVRLQPTVDSLLCRGARLQIQRPQTQWDRMKLKE, from the coding sequence TTGAGCTTCACAACGCATGAGATAAACCGAGAACGCGCGATTGTAATTGCAAATTGGACATACGATTCGCCTTATGATTTCTATAACGTCGTCGAATCTGTGGAAACCATCGCAGATTTGATGAATGGCTTCTATCGCGCCGTTTTATCTGAGGATCGGCAGATGATTGGCTTTTATTGCACTGGAGAGTCAGCGCAGGTGTCAGCCGGTCACGCGGTATCCGCTTATGAACGCGGTGAGGATGATGTCGTCGATTTTGGACTCGGCATGCGTCCTGACTTGACGGGAAGGGGGCGGGGCGCTTCTTTCTTGATCTATATTTTAAAAGAGATTCTCGCAAATAATCCAGGTCACGCGCTGCGACTGACCGTCGCTGTGTTCAATCAACGCGCGATCAGGTTGTACCAAAAGTTCGGATTTCAGACGGTAATTCAGTTTGATCGGCAGGGAACCCTTTTTCAGACGATGCAAATGTCGGGTGAAGTTCGACTTCAACCTACGGTTGATTCATTGCTTTGCCGAGGGGCACGATTACAAATTCAACGGCCACAGACCCAATGGGATCGCATGAAACTCAAAGAATGA
- a CDS encoding YoaK family protein: MNRVQPQSLFLLLLTMTSGCVDVITFLNLGQVFSAAMTGNTVLFGLAFVHTPGLSVIRYVTALCGFMLGNALAALLCSRVQRQSGWNLTLNVVLIGEFALLLTSALLMDLQSPISTSFLVLLFSAAMGMQGVVARRVGINGITTTVITSTITGMVETTIWNLQSKARVDFDEKKTVQTNSTPWSTIILWFSAIAIYGVGAALCGEIQRHSLRVAVWLPVLVVLLVILLSYVWQTAKERKQKAHRTVSA; encoded by the coding sequence TTGAACCGTGTACAACCGCAATCTTTGTTTCTTCTCTTATTGACAATGACGTCTGGTTGTGTCGATGTCATCACATTTTTAAATTTGGGACAAGTCTTTTCGGCTGCGATGACAGGGAATACGGTTTTGTTTGGCTTGGCGTTCGTTCATACACCGGGACTGTCCGTCATTCGCTATGTCACTGCACTCTGTGGCTTCATGTTGGGTAACGCTTTGGCGGCTTTGCTCTGCAGCAGAGTTCAAAGACAGTCAGGTTGGAATCTGACGTTGAACGTGGTGTTGATTGGGGAATTTGCGCTACTCTTGACATCTGCGTTACTCATGGATTTGCAATCTCCCATCTCTACAAGTTTCTTGGTGTTGCTCTTTAGTGCCGCGATGGGGATGCAGGGTGTTGTCGCGAGAAGGGTTGGCATCAACGGGATTACGACTACCGTGATCACGAGCACGATAACAGGGATGGTCGAGACGACAATTTGGAATCTGCAATCCAAGGCGCGTGTTGACTTCGATGAGAAAAAGACAGTTCAAACGAATTCCACACCTTGGTCGACGATCATCCTGTGGTTTTCAGCGATTGCGATTTACGGCGTTGGTGCCGCCTTGTGTGGGGAGATTCAGCGTCACTCGTTGCGTGTTGCGGTTTGGCTCCCCGTTTTGGTTGTTTTGCTTGTGATTCTATTATCCTACGTGTGGCAGACGGCAAAAGAGCGGAAACAGAAAGCGCATCGAACAGTTTCAGCCTAA
- the fabV gene encoding enoyl-ACP reductase FabV has product MIIQPKIRGFICTTAHPLGCAAHVDEQIAYVTSRPPIKGPKRVLVIGASTGYGLASRIAAAFSSGAATLGVFFEKPASDLRTATAGWYNTAAFEKQARDAGLYAKSINGDAFSDAVKAETIETIKKDLGQVDLVVYSLASPRRTHPKTGETFVSALKPIGKVYQNKTVNFHTGEVSVVTLEPASDDEIQQTVHVMGGEDWSMWIHELRAAGVLAEGVVTLAYSYIGPEVTKAVYRDGTIGRAKDDLEATAHALTKEMSDIGGKAYVSVNKAVVTQSSSAIPVVPLYISLLFRVMKEKGLHEGCTEQMYRLFADRLYRDGDVLVDEQGRIRMDDYEMRDDVQEIVSSLWGQVDTKNVEVLSDLGGYRSEFLKLFGFGLDEVDYEEDVDPNVGL; this is encoded by the coding sequence GTGATTATTCAACCCAAAATTCGCGGATTTATATGCACCACTGCGCATCCGCTCGGATGCGCCGCACATGTTGATGAACAGATTGCATATGTAACTTCACGGCCCCCCATAAAAGGGCCAAAACGCGTTCTCGTGATTGGCGCATCTACAGGCTACGGGCTTGCTTCGCGCATTGCAGCGGCGTTTTCTTCTGGCGCCGCGACTCTTGGTGTCTTTTTCGAGAAACCGGCATCTGATCTGCGCACGGCGACTGCTGGCTGGTACAATACAGCGGCGTTTGAGAAACAGGCGCGGGATGCGGGATTGTATGCAAAGAGCATCAATGGAGATGCCTTTTCTGATGCAGTCAAGGCGGAAACCATTGAAACGATTAAAAAGGATCTTGGTCAGGTGGATCTTGTCGTCTACAGCCTTGCTTCGCCGCGCCGGACACACCCTAAAACGGGGGAAACCTTTGTGTCTGCTCTTAAGCCGATTGGGAAGGTGTATCAGAACAAGACGGTCAATTTCCATACAGGTGAAGTGAGTGTGGTGACGCTTGAGCCTGCATCGGATGATGAGATTCAACAAACCGTACACGTGATGGGCGGAGAAGATTGGTCGATGTGGATCCATGAGCTTCGCGCTGCCGGCGTTTTGGCAGAGGGTGTTGTTACACTTGCGTATTCTTACATCGGGCCAGAGGTCACGAAAGCGGTGTATCGCGACGGGACCATTGGACGCGCGAAAGACGACCTTGAGGCGACTGCGCATGCGCTCACGAAAGAGATGAGTGACATCGGCGGGAAGGCGTATGTCTCTGTCAACAAAGCGGTTGTCACGCAGTCGAGTTCAGCCATTCCAGTCGTGCCGCTTTATATCTCGCTTTTGTTTCGCGTGATGAAAGAAAAGGGGCTGCATGAGGGGTGCACAGAACAGATGTATCGCCTTTTTGCGGATAGGCTGTATCGTGATGGCGATGTTTTGGTTGATGAACAGGGACGGATACGCATGGATGACTATGAAATGCGCGATGATGTTCAGGAAATCGTATCATCGCTTTGGGGGCAAGTTGATACGAAAAATGTCGAAGTACTCTCTGATCTCGGGGGATACCGCAGCGAATTTTTGAAACTGTTCGGATTTGGTCTGGACGAAGTGGATTATGAAGAAGATGTCGATCCGAATGTAGGCCTGTAA